The sequence GAAGCAACCAGGTCGCTGTATGAAGCGGCCACGAGTTGGTCGTCGGCGATGCCCAGGGCGTCCAGGTGCTGCTGGCACTGTGCCCGCAGGGTGGCCGGATCGGCCGTGCTCGTCTCGGCGGTTGCTTCGATCTCCACGAAGGTGCCCAGCCCGTGCACGCGATCCAAGTGAAATTTGACGTTGTCGATGAAGTAGATGGCCCGCCGCTTATCGACCACCACCCACACGCCCAAAGCAGCGGACAGCACAGCCTTCAGGGCCGCGGGATCTTCCGGCTGCATCCGGTGAACATCAGAGGACTTCGGGCCGGCCCGATCGGCGCGCTGGTAGTAAATGAGGTTCGTCTCGATCGTGCCCTCGCGCAGTTTGAGGCGGCCCGTTTCGTTCCGGAAGTAGGTGTCTACCTGATGATCTTCGCCCACGAAGCGCGCCCCGGCGTGCTCCAGGTAGGCCCGCGGCTGCGCAAGGTCGTTGCAGCGCGCCTTGATCTCAACATTTATGTGATGCATGGGTGCGGGACGTGACTTTTAACGACGGGTGAACGTACATTACCGCATAGTTGATTGACGGTTGTTCAATGCTTGCAGAGGTTCTCCATGCTGGAGCTTGCTGTTCTGTTCCTGAGTGCGCTGCCGTTTGTGATGGGACTCTACGTGCTGGAGCTCATCAACCGGCGCCGCAACGATCCGCCCGACGATGACGGCCCGCCACGCCGCGATCCGCCTCCGCCCTTGCCGCGGGTACCGGTATCGCCCGGCCGGCGGCCGCGCCAGCACCGCGACCGGACCGCACGTCCCCGCGCAACGCCACGCCAACCCACGCGTACACGGCGCACGCGCTCCTAACCAACGTGCCTCCTCCGCTCCGCTGCCGTGGCCCTTCGCCTCCTCGACGTGTACGCCGCACCCGATGCCCTCGACCGCATCACCCGTACCTGGCCCGCGGACGTGGACCTCATCGACCGCCGCACGCTCAACCTAACAGGCGACGATCGACAGCTCGCACGGCTCTTGGTCGATGCGCGCTACAGCGAAGCCGCCCTCGACCACCTGGAGCACCACGCGGGTCCCGATGTGCGCGTCGTGGTGAGCACCGTGAATGCCACGCTGCCGCGTCCGGAGCTAGCGGATGAGGCCCCCGAGGATGAAGACACCGCCACGTCTCGCATCAACCGCGAGGAGCTGTATGCCGACCTCAGCGAAGCGGTCTCCGTTACGCCGGTGCATTTCGCGCTCGTCGTCCTCTCTACCATCGTTGCCGCCGCGGGCATTTTACGTGACAGCGTAGCCGTCGTGATCGGCGCGATGGTCATCGCGCCCCTCATCGGTCCCAACATCGCGCTGGCGCTGGGCACCACCCTCGCCGACCGCGAGCTGCTGAAACGGGCGACGCAGGTCAACCTGCTGGGCCTTTTGCTTGCGTTCGGGCTGTCGTGGGCGTTGGGCATGGCCATCCCCGTAGATGCTTCCATTGGGGAAATCAGTGCGCGGACGCAGGTGGGCCTCAGCGATGTGCTCTTGGCCCTGGCGGCGGGCATCGCCGGGGCGCTCTCTACCACGCGCGGCCTCTCGACGGCCCTGGTGGGCGTGATGGTCGCCGTTGCGCTGATGCCGCCGCTGGTGGTGCTCGGGCTACTGCTGGGCAGCGCGCAATGGACGCTGGCGGGCCACACCGGTCTCCTGCTCACGACGAACGTGGTGGGGGTTAACCTTGCCGCGGTAGGCACTTTCTTGGCCCAGGGCATTCGGCCCGGCACGTGGTACGAAGCCCAAAAGGCCCGGCAAGCCACGCGGTGGGCGCTGCTGCTGTGGACGACCGCGCTGGCCGTTCTGGTGGTGGCCATCTTGGCGGCCAACGGCTGGCTGTAGCCTCCACAAGCCGCTTGGCCGCGGGCGCTTAGCCGAGGGCACGGAGGGTGGCGTAGCGCATCCGGCCGGTGCCGTGCGCGCTGCGAACCATGACGGGCACCGGGTGGTGAAACGCGGGCCCGTCGAGCACAAACGTGTGGAAGGCCCCGTCTTCGCCGCACGGATCGACGGTGTCCGGCAGGGCATCGAGCAGGGCCGCATCGTACGGACGTCCGGCAAACGACGCATCGAGCTGTATGGTATCGACGCTGGTGATAACCGCGCGATGCGTTTGGACGACGGCCTTGGCCAGCGCTTCCGTGTCGGTGCCCCACAGCGGAACGTGGGGCGTCATGCCAAGGCGGGTGAGCAGCGCCTCGCGATAGCGCCGCACATCCTCCAGGTACAAATCGCCAACGGCCACATCTTCAACCCCCGCCGCCCGCCATTCATCGAGCGCCGCATCAAGGGCCTGTTCGTATTGCGCGTTCGTAGGCGCATCGGGCACGCGCATCACCGTCAGCGGCAGGCCCACAGCCGACGCCTGCGCCCGGATGAGCGGCAGCGGCGTACCGTGCGCCTGCACTGCATCGTCCGTCGTTACGGTTACTAGTAATCCCGCGGGGATCCACTCGGAGGCCGCCCGCAGCGCGCGCAGCATCCAGGCGCTATCCTTGCCGCCGCTCCACAACAATCCGATCGGCTGCGGCATGGTCACTCCGTGGCGGGTTCAACGGCGCGTTCCATTTCCGCCAGCACCTCCTCCGGCGCCTTGGGGATGGGCGGGCCCAGCACGCGGTAGCCGTCAGATGTGATGAGCACGTCGTCCTCGATGCGCACGCCGCCCAGGGAGCGAAAGGCCTCCACCGCGCCGTAGTTGATGA comes from Salisaeta longa DSM 21114 and encodes:
- a CDS encoding class IV adenylate cyclase, with protein sequence MHHINVEIKARCNDLAQPRAYLEHAGARFVGEDHQVDTYFRNETGRLKLREGTIETNLIYYQRADRAGPKSSDVHRMQPEDPAALKAVLSAALGVWVVVDKRRAIYFIDNVKFHLDRVHGLGTFVEIEATAETSTADPATLRAQCQQHLDALGIADDQLVAASYSDLVASTTE
- a CDS encoding TIGR00341 family protein, producing the protein MALRLLDVYAAPDALDRITRTWPADVDLIDRRTLNLTGDDRQLARLLVDARYSEAALDHLEHHAGPDVRVVVSTVNATLPRPELADEAPEDEDTATSRINREELYADLSEAVSVTPVHFALVVLSTIVAAAGILRDSVAVVIGAMVIAPLIGPNIALALGTTLADRELLKRATQVNLLGLLLAFGLSWALGMAIPVDASIGEISARTQVGLSDVLLALAAGIAGALSTTRGLSTALVGVMVAVALMPPLVVLGLLLGSAQWTLAGHTGLLLTTNVVGVNLAAVGTFLAQGIRPGTWYEAQKARQATRWALLLWTTALAVLVVAILAANGWL
- a CDS encoding Dph6-related ATP pyrophosphatase, with translation MPQPIGLLWSGGKDSAWMLRALRAASEWIPAGLLVTVTTDDAVQAHGTPLPLIRAQASAVGLPLTVMRVPDAPTNAQYEQALDAALDEWRAAGVEDVAVGDLYLEDVRRYREALLTRLGMTPHVPLWGTDTEALAKAVVQTHRAVITSVDTIQLDASFAGRPYDAALLDALPDTVDPCGEDGAFHTFVLDGPAFHHPVPVMVRSAHGTGRMRYATLRALG